Proteins co-encoded in one Streptomyces roseochromogenus subsp. oscitans DS 12.976 genomic window:
- a CDS encoding 4'-phosphopantetheinyl transferase family protein, whose product MGEQKLRHGYREENQEDGAVERLDVARPGDVQVLDVSSRFQAGAQAAELGLLPPSPSPLPRAGHRPRPGEVEAWLLHVPANGAAAMAGAGCLDEGERLRAAAITAGRPRLRYVTAHVGLRVLLGSYLGLAPDQVGFVREPCPMCNGPHGRPALAGESSLHFSMSHSGDAVLFAVASSAVGADVEAPSARHGRFDLSSYLHPAEQRALQALDPAERTAALLGCWVRKEAYLKGVGSGIAGGVGADYVGLEAAYTTGAADAEEPLLPIGWTILDVAVPEGFKAAVALRDGRPPGRRRTCLPTRSFGLTQAGHRRSPEGGQQPVPDRPLEVAPVGAGRNQFRVDAPEPEDTEVDGVERERR is encoded by the coding sequence ATGGGGGAGCAGAAGTTGCGGCATGGCTACCGCGAGGAAAACCAGGAGGACGGTGCAGTCGAGCGCCTGGACGTGGCGAGGCCGGGCGATGTGCAGGTACTCGATGTGAGTTCACGCTTCCAAGCCGGGGCTCAAGCCGCCGAGTTGGGCCTGCTGCCCCCGTCGCCGTCACCGCTGCCCCGCGCCGGACACCGGCCGCGTCCGGGCGAAGTGGAGGCATGGCTGCTCCATGTTCCCGCGAACGGCGCCGCCGCCATGGCGGGTGCCGGCTGTCTCGACGAAGGGGAGCGGCTCCGCGCTGCCGCGATCACCGCCGGGCGGCCACGGCTCCGGTACGTCACGGCCCACGTCGGGTTGCGCGTACTGCTGGGTTCCTATCTGGGGCTGGCACCCGACCAGGTCGGCTTCGTCCGCGAACCGTGTCCGATGTGCAACGGCCCGCACGGCCGCCCGGCCCTGGCCGGCGAATCGTCGTTGCACTTCTCCATGTCGCACTCGGGCGACGCGGTGCTCTTCGCGGTCGCGTCGTCCGCCGTCGGCGCGGATGTCGAGGCCCCTTCGGCGAGACACGGGAGGTTCGACCTGTCCTCGTATCTGCACCCTGCCGAGCAGCGGGCTCTGCAGGCGCTGGACCCCGCGGAGCGCACTGCGGCTCTACTGGGGTGCTGGGTCCGCAAGGAGGCTTATCTCAAGGGCGTCGGCTCGGGAATCGCCGGTGGTGTCGGGGCGGACTACGTGGGGCTGGAGGCCGCGTACACGACCGGCGCGGCCGACGCGGAGGAGCCGCTCCTGCCGATCGGCTGGACGATCCTGGACGTCGCCGTACCGGAGGGGTTCAAGGCCGCCGTCGCCCTTCGGGACGGCCGTCCCCCGGGCCGGAGACGAACCTGCCTGCCGACGCGCTCCTTCGGCCTGACCCAGGCCGGCCACCGCCGGTCACCCGAGGGTGGGCAGCAGCCGGTCCCGGACCGTCCGCTGGAAGTCGCCCCCGTCGGCGCCGGGAGGAACCAGTTCCGGGTCGATGCACCGGAGCCGGAGGACACCGAGGTGGACGGCGTGGAGCGAGAGCGCCGTTGA